DNA sequence from the Paenibacillus azoreducens genome:
CCAAAGCCCTGCAAAAGCTCCTTCAGCAGCGGAAACTGCTCGGACAGCTCCGGAGGCGTCTTTTCGCGGCCGCCTTTATATTCCTGGTAACCCTCGTGGCGGAACGTAACCTTCCCGGCGTCAAAAGCAACCATCATATGTGTCGGTTTATGATCTTCAATCAGGCGCAAAAGCATATTCGTAAACCCGTATACGGCATTCGTATGCAGACCTTTGGTGTTCGTAAGCGGCGGCATCGCAAAAAATGCCCGGTAAATGATACTGTTCCCATCAATAAGAATCAGTTTGCTCATACAGCACCTTCCCTTTTTTCACTTCTTTATTTATACAAAAACATCTATCGGCGGTTCCAAAATAAGATAAATCTTGGAGGTAGTCGCGAATATGGCTGCGATATTGATAAGTTGAATGTAAGAAAAACTAGGATGCGGTTTCCTTGATGTTTTGCTACTCTAATATCTTAACACATGACCCTGTATTCGAGAAAAAAATAAGCGAATCCGTCTCGATTTTTTACCGGGTCGGGTTGGAATCACCAACACCACCCAAACCATCATTGTCCTGGAAAGCCAGAAACGCATCCTCGAGTTGTCAGATGATTCGGCTGCATGTTGCACCACAAAAAACCCCGGCGTTATTGCGCCAGGGTTTCTAACCTTTATAAATTATGACTTTGCTTACGATTAACGCAAAATATTTTTACCGGTTCAAGTCAGGGCGTTTGCCTGTTACCAGGTATACGGCGCTCTCCCCGATATTGGTCGCATGGTCCGCGATTCGTTCAATGTAACGCCCGACCAGGGTCAACAGTAAGGCTTGGGACAAAGAATCGGGTTTCGATCGCATATGACCGTATAATTCCGTCAGGATTTGGCTGTACAATTGATCGACCTGATCGTCATCCTGAGCCATTTTATAAGCAAGATCCGTATTTTCGTCAAGATAAGAAGTAATGGCTTCTTCAATCATCACCTTGACCAGATTCGCCATCTGCGGGATATCGATGAGCGGCTTGATCAGCGGTTCATTCTGCAGGCGCAGCGTTACTTTAGCTACATCCAGCGCCAGATCGCCCATACGTTCCAGATCGCTTGATATTTTAAAAGCAACCAGTATTCTGCGAAGATCCTTGGCAACAGGCTGCTGGGTAACAATAAGACGCGAACCGATATCCATAATTTCTTCTTCCATTAAATTCAGCTGCGCATCCGCCTGCACGACTTCCTGCGCTTTGTTGCAATCCTGGTTTTTAAGGCTGATAACAGCTTCATCCAAGGCATGGATGACATGCTTCCCCATCTTAACAAGCAGCGAACGAAGCTGCTCCAGATCCTGATCCAACTCTTTTCTCCGAATCATGGCTGCAAAATCCCCCTATAAAAATTTTTGTTACTTTTGGTGAGTGTTCAAAAAGGTCGGTTTTCAGCACCGAGAAGGTTGAATGAAGCTAGGGACGAAAGGAGCGGAGCGTACGTTTAGGTACGTGAGCACCGGAAGGCCCGGCTGAATTCAAGATTCGATGTCGATCCCGCTTCCTGATTCACTTCGTGTTAGATATAGAATTTTATTCGTTATCAGCTACGCTGATGAAATTCTATATCGCAAGAAAACCTACCGCTGAATCGCGGTCGCTCATCCTTGAATTAACTTCGATCAGATTTTCTTATCAAAAGCGGACTTTTTGAACAACCTCTTCTGGATCAGCCGAAACGACCGGAAATATAATCCTCTGTCCTGGAGTCTCGCGGGTTGCTGAACAGAGCGTTGGTCTCATCCGCTTCGACGACCTCCCCGCTGAGGAAAAATACCGTGCGGCCGGAGACGCGTGCAGCCTGATGCATATTATGCGTGACCATGACGATCGTATATTTTTCCTTCAACTCCTGCACCAGCTCTTCGATCTTCAGTGTGGAGATCGGGTCAAGCGCGGAAGTGGCTTCATCCATCAGCAAAATGTCAGGCTCAACCGCAAGCGCGCGTGCAATGCATAGGCGCTGCT
Encoded proteins:
- the phoU gene encoding phosphate signaling complex protein PhoU — translated: MIRRKELDQDLEQLRSLLVKMGKHVIHALDEAVISLKNQDCNKAQEVVQADAQLNLMEEEIMDIGSRLIVTQQPVAKDLRRILVAFKISSDLERMGDLALDVAKVTLRLQNEPLIKPLIDIPQMANLVKVMIEEAITSYLDENTDLAYKMAQDDDQVDQLYSQILTELYGHMRSKPDSLSQALLLTLVGRYIERIADHATNIGESAVYLVTGKRPDLNR